A genomic stretch from Actinomycetota bacterium includes:
- a CDS encoding carboxypeptidase regulatory-like domain-containing protein: MPTTLRLKSTGMWIAVLAILMCIPLVCPSQAAAVVGAAGTVRNADTSAVIAGMEVGLYYIDASNHYEEWDYTTTNASGYYSFSSLESGKKYAVFVNEWGYDEYESAPFTYSGTLVTHNFSLTPWEESISGSVTDDDTSAPIEGADLLLYFDNGVDFEEWDWADSDAAGHYSFYELDAGDYYVEASAWGYWGADSPVLAYNGIDKIDRDFSLVPLDPLTADSYEVDNTPAMAKTITLGARPQSHSLFPAGDVDYMKIDVTEGTAYTFEVGDSDTGWWWPWSLGVKLYGSDGTTLIKELGTYSVWKAPADGTVYIKVFTWESGDVGAYTMQVYEAQYSGGGIITEAGVGDPVEGATVILEEYDAGDDEWWGVEAVSTYADGTFEFYNRDAVEGSGYQIYVEKRGWIPATSSPFPYNGVEPFYEDLEITKDTPSAKGVVKNATTGLPLAGVQMTLYEYDDEYEDYWGIDSVKTDAAGFYDFYQLEPSTKYKIAASAKGYIAQAYGFTYAGTPITKNFSLSRLIAARLSSATRYSTAVKIAREGFDPMGDGSWSGISDIVIASGENRAAADPLAASGLCWAYDAPLFLVQGGYIPDEVWEAIDEIVAMNDGYPVTVHLVGGPASVPNSVFAELLDWMGPGSLVKHRLATKGDRYDLAAAIAVEMRAVAGGEVPDAVLVANGGNPDKFFDALALSPIASGNGYPILLVKYDSIPSATQNVINAFKPGKIIVGGGAKTVNETVRKKLGAERWSGASRYSTAITIADKAIAKGWLSDETVGIAAMLPDALTGGSMVGRESGVLLLTRGDALTIETGAWLTRHKANIKTSYVFGGPKSISEAVRKAIAAKLK, encoded by the coding sequence ATGCCGACAACCTTGCGACTCAAGTCCACCGGGATGTGGATCGCGGTACTCGCGATTCTAATGTGCATTCCACTCGTGTGTCCTTCACAGGCCGCGGCGGTCGTGGGGGCTGCCGGGACGGTGAGGAATGCCGATACCTCCGCCGTGATCGCCGGCATGGAGGTCGGGCTCTACTACATCGACGCCTCCAATCACTACGAGGAGTGGGACTACACGACCACGAACGCGAGTGGCTACTACTCGTTCTCATCTCTTGAGAGCGGCAAGAAGTACGCGGTCTTCGTGAACGAGTGGGGATACGATGAATACGAGTCTGCGCCGTTCACATACTCGGGGACGCTCGTCACGCACAACTTCTCGCTCACGCCTTGGGAGGAGTCGATCTCAGGCAGCGTGACCGACGATGACACAAGCGCCCCCATAGAAGGCGCCGACCTGTTGTTGTACTTCGACAACGGTGTGGACTTCGAGGAATGGGACTGGGCGGACAGTGACGCCGCAGGCCACTACTCCTTCTATGAACTCGACGCGGGAGACTACTACGTTGAGGCATCGGCATGGGGCTACTGGGGTGCCGACTCACCGGTTCTGGCGTACAACGGAATCGACAAGATAGATCGGGACTTTTCGCTCGTCCCCCTCGACCCGTTGACAGCCGACAGCTATGAGGTCGACAACACGCCAGCGATGGCGAAGACGATTACCCTCGGTGCCAGGCCGCAGAGCCATTCCCTCTTCCCTGCGGGCGATGTCGACTACATGAAGATCGACGTCACTGAGGGCACCGCGTACACCTTCGAGGTCGGGGATTCCGACACCGGTTGGTGGTGGCCATGGAGCCTCGGCGTCAAGCTCTACGGCTCTGACGGCACCACTCTGATCAAGGAGCTCGGCACCTACAGTGTCTGGAAGGCTCCTGCTGACGGCACCGTCTACATCAAGGTCTTCACGTGGGAATCCGGAGACGTCGGCGCCTACACCATGCAGGTGTACGAGGCACAGTATTCCGGCGGAGGCATCATCACGGAGGCGGGAGTCGGCGATCCGGTCGAGGGTGCGACGGTCATCCTCGAGGAATACGACGCCGGCGATGACGAGTGGTGGGGCGTCGAGGCGGTGTCGACGTATGCCGACGGCACGTTCGAGTTCTACAACAGAGATGCCGTCGAAGGCTCGGGCTACCAGATCTACGTCGAGAAGCGCGGATGGATTCCAGCCACATCGAGTCCCTTCCCCTACAACGGCGTCGAGCCGTTCTACGAGGACCTCGAGATCACCAAGGACACTCCGTCCGCGAAGGGCGTCGTCAAGAACGCGACTACGGGCCTTCCTCTCGCCGGTGTCCAGATGACCCTTTACGAATACGACGACGAATACGAGGACTACTGGGGCATCGACTCGGTCAAGACCGACGCGGCGGGTTTCTATGACTTCTACCAGCTGGAACCCAGCACGAAGTACAAGATAGCCGCGAGCGCCAAGGGCTACATCGCGCAGGCTTACGGGTTCACGTATGCGGGCACGCCGATCACGAAGAACTTCTCCCTCTCGCGGCTGATCGCAGCCCGACTTTCCTCGGCCACCCGCTACTCCACCGCGGTCAAGATCGCCCGCGAAGGCTTCGATCCGATGGGCGACGGTTCGTGGTCGGGCATCAGTGACATCGTAATCGCATCCGGCGAGAATCGTGCGGCGGCCGACCCCTTGGCCGCCTCGGGTCTGTGTTGGGCCTACGACGCGCCTCTCTTCCTCGTCCAGGGCGGCTACATCCCGGACGAGGTCTGGGAAGCCATCGACGAGATCGTTGCCATGAACGACGGCTATCCGGTGACCGTGCACCTCGTCGGTGGTCCGGCGTCCGTGCCGAACTCCGTATTCGCCGAGCTCCTCGATTGGATGGGACCCGGTTCACTCGTCAAGCATCGTTTGGCCACCAAGGGAGACCGGTACGATCTCGCCGCGGCCATCGCGGTGGAGATGCGTGCTGTGGCTGGTGGGGAAGTCCCGGATGCCGTGCTGGTGGCAAATGGAGGGAATCCGGACAAGTTCTTCGATGCGCTCGCGCTTTCCCCGATTGCGTCGGGCAACGGGTATCCGATTCTGCTCGTGAAGTACGACAGCATTCCAAGCGCCACCCAGAACGTGATCAACGCGTTCAAGCCCGGGAAGATCATCGTGGGCGGCGGGGCCAAGACGGTGAACGAGACCGTGCGGAAGAAGCTCGGCGCCGAGCGCTGGAGCGGGGCGTCCCGCTACTCGACGGCGATCACCATTGCCGACAAGGCCATCGCGAAGGGTTGGTTGAGCGACGAGACAGTCGGTATCGCCGCAATGCTACCCGATGCCCTGACCGGCGGCAGCATGGTCGGTCGCGAGAGCGGTGTGCTCCTGCTCACAAGGGGCGACGCGCTCACCATAGAGACCGGAGCCTGGCTCACCAGGCACAAAGCCAACATCAAGACCTCATATGTCTTTGGCGGGCCGAAGAGCATTAGTGAGGCGGTGCGCAAGGCGATTGCCGCCAAATTGAAGTAA
- a CDS encoding glutamine synthetase family protein encodes MAPTFDKDFVLKSVEERDIKFIRFWFTDVLGVLKSFAVTDSELEGAFEEGMGFDGSSIDGFTRIQESDMVAYPDASTFQVIPWRPEKQGVARLFADITTPNGEPFDGDPRYALKRVLAKAADMGYTMYVGPELEFFYFADDKGTETLDNGGYFDLTPLDIASDLRRETVLTLEKMGIPVEYSHHEVAPSQHEIDLRYQDALTMADAVMTYRLVVKEIAYANGVYATFMPKPIAGMNGSGMHTHQSLFTKDGNAFYDASKPGHLSDICRHYIAGLLKYAPEFCAVTNPLVNSYKRLVPGYEAPTYVSWAQANRSAMVRVPLYKPGKEAATRIELRSPDPSCNPYTAFAVMLGAGLKGIEEKLELMPEATNDIFEMSAHELEEAGIKTLPKNLGEAIELFEGSETMKEILGEHIHTFYAQNKKAEWADYIKNVSQWELDRYLSTI; translated from the coding sequence ATGGCACCTACGTTCGACAAGGACTTCGTGCTGAAGTCAGTGGAGGAGCGGGACATCAAGTTCATCCGCTTCTGGTTCACCGACGTCCTCGGCGTGCTGAAGTCGTTCGCCGTGACCGACTCGGAGCTCGAGGGAGCTTTCGAGGAAGGCATGGGCTTCGACGGCTCGTCGATCGACGGCTTCACCCGCATCCAGGAGTCCGACATGGTTGCGTATCCGGATGCCAGCACGTTCCAGGTCATCCCGTGGCGTCCCGAGAAGCAGGGAGTTGCACGCCTCTTCGCTGACATCACCACGCCCAACGGTGAGCCGTTCGACGGTGACCCCCGGTATGCGCTGAAGCGCGTTCTGGCCAAGGCCGCCGACATGGGCTACACGATGTACGTCGGTCCCGAACTCGAGTTCTTCTACTTCGCCGATGACAAGGGCACCGAGACCCTCGACAATGGCGGCTATTTCGACCTGACTCCGCTCGACATCGCGAGTGACCTGCGTCGCGAGACCGTGCTCACGCTTGAGAAGATGGGCATCCCGGTCGAGTACTCGCATCACGAGGTCGCACCGTCGCAGCACGAGATAGACCTGCGCTACCAAGACGCGCTCACGATGGCGGATGCGGTCATGACGTATCGTCTCGTCGTGAAGGAGATCGCGTACGCCAACGGCGTCTATGCGACCTTCATGCCCAAGCCGATCGCAGGCATGAATGGCTCCGGCATGCACACGCATCAGTCGCTGTTCACCAAGGACGGGAACGCTTTCTACGACGCCAGCAAGCCGGGTCACCTGAGCGACATATGCCGTCACTACATCGCCGGCCTGCTCAAGTACGCCCCCGAGTTCTGCGCGGTCACAAACCCGCTCGTGAACTCCTACAAGCGTCTTGTTCCGGGCTACGAGGCTCCGACGTACGTGTCGTGGGCGCAGGCGAACCGTTCCGCGATGGTTCGGGTGCCACTCTACAAGCCCGGCAAGGAGGCCGCGACCCGCATCGAACTCCGCTCGCCGGACCCCTCGTGCAACCCGTATACGGCCTTTGCCGTCATGCTGGGCGCCGGTCTGAAGGGTATCGAGGAGAAGCTGGAACTCATGCCCGAGGCGACCAACGATATCTTCGAGATGTCAGCGCACGAGCTCGAGGAAGCAGGCATCAAGACGCTGCCGAAGAACCTCGGAGAGGCGATCGAGCTTTTCGAAGGCTCCGAGACCATGAAGGAGATCCTCGGCGAGCATATCCATACGTTCTATGCCCAGAACAAGAAGGCCGAGTGGGCGGACTACATCAAGAACGTCTCGCAGTGGGAACTCGACAGGTATCTGAGCACCATCTAG
- a CDS encoding O-antigen ligase family protein: MRLLRAGVLGGAFVTPATFLLLGGNAFGPPKAAVFAWSCAIVALAFLLDGELRGDIWTIVRSSSLSWAIAAFVAIAVFSTASSGRALAATTGGYPDYRGLLLILGCTVLGAGAAVLRRRGDVAWLWRTTSLLVAWVVVVAVGERLGLPPASLKLPGAIRTISTVGNASNLGVLLATMIPLAVGSALGERAKVWRALAFCAWAGGLVALVWTQSRGAWAGALVAVVVGVGLVLPGLRSRERSLAGVVRKQWMLLAATGVVALAVAAAATPGVIARVGSSFDASSSTAVWRLSTWRSAVRMTADRPVLGFGPDSFRLAYPAYKEPGQDDGRLGYVPTESAHNLMLDTSVSYGVTGFLAMIAAIGVASVVLVRCSLRSPSAGSLPAEEVAQVASALAGGFVALQFHYATLDTAPLFAVLLGLAVASQAGGGTAAARAPIRALAVASLALALLFAASGSAVVAVVAADSSAGRARALVAAEAPWSEIRKATEFAQRVAPWESAFFRAEGRAAGTLVSKGRVPEAADDGMIAYDAALELVPDNPVLMTERARLMLAVAIERHDATLAAEAGEQFARAAEIDPNSGIPLAGVGRAALVRRDFGEARTTLEHAVELSPLYAPAWADLGRTYRETGLLSQAEEAEGQAARLKASSALD, from the coding sequence ATGCGACTTCTGCGGGCAGGCGTGCTGGGTGGCGCATTCGTGACCCCCGCGACCTTCCTTCTTCTGGGGGGCAACGCATTCGGCCCCCCCAAGGCGGCCGTCTTCGCATGGAGCTGCGCGATCGTCGCGCTGGCGTTCCTTCTGGACGGGGAACTTCGCGGGGACATCTGGACGATCGTGCGCTCCTCGTCGCTATCGTGGGCGATCGCCGCGTTCGTGGCCATCGCGGTCTTCTCGACGGCTTCCTCTGGCCGTGCTCTTGCCGCGACCACCGGCGGCTATCCCGACTACCGGGGGCTGCTCCTCATCCTCGGCTGTACTGTTCTAGGCGCAGGAGCCGCCGTCTTGCGGCGACGAGGTGATGTCGCGTGGCTTTGGAGGACGACGTCGCTGCTCGTAGCATGGGTCGTGGTGGTCGCGGTCGGTGAGAGGTTGGGTCTTCCACCTGCGAGTCTCAAGCTTCCCGGGGCGATTCGCACGATATCGACCGTGGGCAACGCGTCGAACCTGGGTGTTCTGCTCGCGACAATGATCCCGCTTGCGGTTGGCTCGGCGCTTGGGGAGCGTGCAAAGGTGTGGCGCGCTCTGGCCTTCTGCGCGTGGGCGGGTGGGTTGGTCGCACTCGTGTGGACGCAGTCGCGTGGCGCGTGGGCGGGCGCACTTGTGGCTGTCGTGGTCGGCGTCGGGCTAGTTCTGCCTGGCCTGCGGTCGAGGGAACGCTCCTTGGCGGGCGTGGTCCGCAAGCAGTGGATGTTGCTGGCCGCGACGGGTGTGGTCGCGCTGGCAGTAGCGGCCGCGGCGACTCCGGGTGTCATTGCTCGCGTTGGATCGTCGTTTGACGCGAGCTCGTCGACTGCTGTCTGGCGGCTGTCGACGTGGCGTTCGGCCGTGCGCATGACGGCGGACCGCCCGGTGCTTGGGTTCGGGCCCGATTCGTTCCGCCTTGCGTATCCGGCGTACAAAGAACCTGGTCAGGACGATGGGCGGCTCGGCTACGTGCCGACTGAGTCGGCTCACAACCTGATGCTCGATACCTCAGTCTCATACGGAGTGACCGGGTTTCTCGCGATGATTGCGGCTATCGGCGTCGCTTCGGTGGTGCTGGTGAGGTGCTCTTTGCGGTCGCCGAGTGCCGGGTCGCTCCCTGCCGAGGAGGTCGCGCAGGTTGCATCGGCGCTCGCCGGAGGTTTCGTAGCGCTCCAGTTCCACTATGCGACTCTGGATACGGCCCCGCTGTTCGCGGTTCTCCTCGGATTGGCTGTTGCTTCGCAGGCGGGAGGCGGGACTGCGGCGGCGCGGGCTCCGATTCGCGCGTTGGCGGTTGCCTCGCTCGCGCTAGCTCTGCTGTTTGCAGCGAGCGGCTCCGCAGTGGTCGCGGTGGTTGCGGCGGACTCCAGCGCCGGTCGCGCGAGGGCATTGGTCGCGGCGGAGGCTCCCTGGAGCGAAATACGCAAGGCCACCGAGTTCGCCCAACGGGTCGCTCCCTGGGAGAGCGCATTCTTCCGGGCTGAGGGCAGAGCTGCCGGTACTTTGGTGAGCAAAGGCCGGGTCCCGGAGGCAGCCGACGACGGTATGATCGCGTACGACGCAGCTCTCGAACTCGTGCCGGACAACCCGGTCCTCATGACCGAAAGGGCTCGCCTCATGCTGGCCGTGGCGATCGAAAGGCACGACGCGACTCTCGCAGCCGAGGCGGGCGAGCAGTTTGCACGCGCGGCGGAAATCGACCCCAACAGCGGCATCCCTTTGGCTGGAGTTGGACGTGCAGCCCTGGTGCGACGCGACTTTGGAGAGGCGCGCACCACGCTCGAGCACGCCGTGGAACTGTCGCCCCTGTATGCGCCGGCTTGGGCTGACCTCGGCCGGACGTACCGCGAGACGGGCCTGCTGTCCCAGGCCGAGGAAGCCGAGGGACAGGCCGCTCGCCTGAAGGCCTCGAGCGCTCTGGACTGA
- a CDS encoding class I SAM-dependent methyltransferase encodes MGFFNWAAPAFNRLADRWSPDDVDTIAEWLRPFVPRGGRLIDIGGGTGALAAKLSHTLDAEVIVLDPTPEMIRYVPTEPLVHAVLGSAEDMPLDDAFADAVIVSDAFHHFHDQEGAAREFSRVVRPGGGVVVLELDPSGLVMRIIVAVEKLLGEPGAFFTPEGMCAFMAEAGIDGECTRERGASYRFVGRVLG; translated from the coding sequence ATGGGCTTCTTCAACTGGGCGGCGCCGGCCTTCAACCGGCTGGCCGACCGGTGGTCGCCCGATGACGTCGACACCATCGCCGAGTGGCTCCGTCCCTTCGTCCCACGCGGTGGACGGCTGATCGACATCGGCGGCGGCACCGGCGCGCTCGCCGCCAAGCTCTCGCACACGCTCGATGCCGAGGTCATCGTGCTCGACCCCACGCCTGAGATGATCCGCTACGTGCCGACCGAGCCGCTCGTCCACGCCGTGCTCGGATCTGCCGAGGACATGCCGCTCGATGACGCCTTCGCCGACGCAGTCATCGTCTCGGACGCCTTCCACCACTTCCACGACCAGGAGGGTGCTGCCCGGGAGTTCTCGCGCGTGGTGCGCCCGGGCGGTGGGGTCGTCGTGCTCGAACTCGACCCGTCCGGGCTGGTCATGCGGATCATCGTCGCCGTCGAGAAGCTCCTCGGCGAGCCGGGGGCGTTCTTCACTCCCGAGGGCATGTGCGCCTTCATGGCCGAGGCAGGCATCGACGGCGAATGCACGCGCGAGCGCGGCGCAAGCTACCGATTTGTGGGCAGGGTCTTGGGCTAG
- the polA gene encoding DNA polymerase I: MSKRTVAVLDGNSLLHRAFHALPPTMTAPDGRPTNAAFGFVSMLVKLVGDMAPDGVIVAWDKGRPAFRSDVLAQYKAHRPPTAPELRDQFPMAKALMDALAVTQLELEGWEADDLLGTIARLATEAGIGVLLVTGDRDALQLVDDNVTVVSTQRGVSDIKLYDADAVFERFGVRPDQIVDYLGLKGDTSDNIPGVAGVGEKTAAKLLAEWGSLDAVLENAASIKGKLGENLREHAEDARVSRTVATIRRDVPVDIDLDDVVWGGFDPAEVAAAFGVLRFTTLLDRVLATVSVASGGDSRVSAPPVASGQSAEWTTIDGAAAVGALADWTRTDEWIGVALDDGTGESLFATRRDLAVARGDRVALVEGDRSQDAWARVLAAPKVAAGDVKALLHELCPPVGDARCDMSFDAADPARLLDCGIAAYLLESNRSSYGIAALAADYLDEPLPAATDERPAVALDARAAEQLAPVLLGRLEEDGSLECFRDIEMPLVPVLARMERVGVGLDTSVLAELAKETAGRITALVTEVHELADADFNIDSPKQLAEVLFDKLGLPSGKRTKTGFSTDASVLTTLAADFPIAGKIVEYRELAKLKSTYIDALPTLIAEDGRLHTTFNQTVAATGRLSSSNPNLQNIPVRTEFGRRIRAAFVPARAGDLIVGADYSQIELRILAHLSGDAGLIEAFTSGADFHAATAARVFGVPVDEVPTGLRARAKAVNFGIVYGQSAHGLAGSLKIGRAEAQTMIDRYYAAYPGVREFLDRTVAEAHRDGYAITMFGRKRRIPELKSGNYNLRSFGERTAMNHPMQGTAADIMKLAMIEVDRRLREEALESRMVLQVHDELVFEAPPGELKGLSELAREAMSGVVELAVPLEVSVSSGSNWAMAK; the protein is encoded by the coding sequence ATGAGTAAACGCACGGTTGCCGTGCTGGACGGCAACAGCCTGTTGCACCGCGCCTTCCACGCGCTCCCACCTACGATGACAGCGCCCGATGGCCGTCCCACGAACGCGGCGTTCGGGTTCGTGTCCATGCTCGTGAAGCTTGTTGGGGATATGGCGCCGGATGGCGTCATCGTGGCGTGGGACAAGGGGCGACCGGCGTTTCGAAGCGACGTTCTCGCGCAGTACAAAGCGCATCGTCCACCGACCGCTCCCGAGCTGCGCGACCAGTTTCCCATGGCAAAGGCGTTGATGGACGCTCTGGCCGTCACGCAGCTCGAGCTCGAGGGGTGGGAGGCCGACGACCTGCTCGGTACCATCGCGCGGCTCGCGACTGAGGCAGGCATCGGCGTGCTTCTTGTGACCGGCGACCGCGACGCACTGCAGCTCGTGGACGACAACGTCACGGTCGTGTCAACCCAGCGCGGCGTGTCCGACATCAAGCTCTACGACGCCGATGCTGTCTTCGAGCGGTTCGGCGTGCGGCCCGACCAGATCGTCGACTACCTGGGCCTCAAAGGAGACACCTCTGACAACATCCCGGGTGTGGCAGGAGTGGGCGAGAAGACCGCTGCGAAGCTACTCGCGGAGTGGGGTTCGCTCGACGCGGTGCTCGAGAATGCCGCCAGCATCAAGGGCAAGCTCGGTGAGAACCTCCGCGAACACGCCGAGGACGCGCGCGTCAGCCGCACCGTGGCGACGATTCGCCGCGACGTGCCGGTCGACATCGATCTGGACGACGTGGTGTGGGGCGGCTTCGACCCGGCTGAGGTCGCGGCCGCGTTCGGGGTGCTGCGTTTCACGACGCTTCTCGACCGCGTACTGGCGACGGTGAGCGTGGCATCCGGCGGGGACTCGCGGGTCTCCGCGCCGCCGGTCGCTTCCGGGCAGTCAGCGGAGTGGACGACGATCGATGGCGCTGCCGCGGTGGGCGCGCTGGCTGACTGGACGCGAACGGATGAGTGGATAGGCGTGGCGCTCGACGACGGGACAGGAGAGTCGCTCTTCGCGACGAGGCGCGACCTCGCGGTGGCGCGCGGCGACCGGGTTGCGCTCGTAGAGGGCGACCGCTCACAGGATGCGTGGGCACGCGTGCTCGCCGCCCCCAAGGTGGCCGCAGGCGACGTGAAGGCGCTGCTACATGAGCTGTGTCCGCCGGTGGGCGATGCGCGTTGCGACATGTCCTTCGACGCTGCCGACCCGGCTCGGTTGCTGGATTGCGGCATCGCAGCGTACCTGCTGGAGTCGAACCGTTCCTCCTACGGAATCGCGGCGCTTGCCGCCGACTATCTGGACGAACCGCTCCCGGCTGCGACCGACGAGCGCCCGGCGGTCGCCCTGGATGCCCGCGCCGCCGAGCAGCTCGCGCCGGTTCTCCTTGGCAGGCTCGAAGAGGACGGCTCGCTGGAGTGCTTTCGCGACATCGAGATGCCGCTCGTGCCCGTACTCGCGCGGATGGAGCGCGTGGGCGTCGGGCTCGACACGAGCGTGCTGGCCGAGCTCGCCAAGGAGACAGCGGGACGCATCACCGCGCTGGTGACCGAGGTCCACGAGCTGGCGGACGCCGACTTCAACATTGACTCGCCCAAGCAGCTCGCCGAGGTGCTGTTCGACAAGCTCGGTCTGCCGTCGGGCAAGCGCACCAAAACCGGCTTCTCGACCGACGCCTCCGTTCTCACGACGCTTGCGGCCGATTTCCCGATCGCCGGCAAGATAGTCGAGTACCGGGAGCTCGCCAAACTCAAGTCCACCTACATCGACGCGCTGCCCACTCTGATTGCCGAGGACGGGCGGCTGCACACGACGTTCAATCAGACGGTCGCGGCCACAGGTCGGCTGTCTTCGAGCAACCCGAACCTGCAGAACATCCCGGTGCGCACCGAGTTCGGGCGCCGCATCCGTGCGGCGTTCGTGCCCGCCCGCGCGGGCGACCTCATAGTGGGTGCCGACTACTCGCAGATCGAGCTTCGCATCCTCGCGCACCTGTCGGGGGACGCGGGGTTGATCGAGGCGTTCACGAGCGGAGCGGACTTTCACGCCGCCACGGCAGCGCGCGTCTTCGGCGTGCCGGTCGATGAGGTCCCGACTGGGCTGCGTGCGCGGGCCAAGGCGGTCAATTTCGGCATCGTGTACGGCCAAAGCGCACACGGGCTGGCCGGCTCGCTCAAGATCGGCCGCGCAGAGGCGCAAACCATGATCGACCGGTACTACGCTGCCTACCCCGGTGTGCGGGAGTTCTTGGATCGCACTGTTGCCGAGGCGCATCGCGACGGGTACGCCATCACGATGTTCGGGCGCAAGCGGCGCATCCCAGAACTCAAGAGCGGCAACTACAACCTGCGCTCGTTCGGCGAGCGCACTGCGATGAACCATCCGATGCAGGGGACTGCCGCCGACATCATGAAGCTTGCGATGATCGAGGTCGACCGTCGGCTTCGCGAGGAGGCGCTCGAATCGCGTATGGTGCTTCAAGTCCACGATGAGCTCGTGTTCGAAGCCCCGCCTGGCGAGCTCAAGGGGTTGTCGGAACTGGCTCGCGAGGCGATGAGCGGGGTCGTCGAGCTCGCGGTGCCCCTTGAGGTGAGTGTCTCGAGCGGTTCCAACTGGGCGATGGCGAAGTAG
- a CDS encoding response regulator transcription factor, producing the protein MHMKQVLIASDDVHTRAWFASAIDGLDVAVVESPLAEVAALLDAREIDAAVIDGSRDPQPLVQIVERAMTSGASTRLLVAIESEALSALRLPSHVATDFIVRGASSEELAARMRGLLWPGEEAVAQELVRVDRLTLNLATYQAYFDGEPIDFAYLEYALFAFLVTHPNRAYSREVLLRRVWDSDYYGGSRTVDVHVRRIRSKIGPELSKRLETVRNVGYLWNS; encoded by the coding sequence ATGCACATGAAGCAAGTGCTCATAGCATCCGACGATGTCCACACACGCGCCTGGTTCGCGAGCGCGATCGACGGACTCGATGTTGCGGTGGTCGAGTCTCCGCTCGCCGAGGTTGCGGCGCTTCTGGACGCCCGCGAAATCGATGCCGCAGTGATCGACGGCTCCAGGGACCCCCAACCGCTTGTGCAGATCGTAGAGCGGGCCATGACGTCGGGCGCTAGCACTCGCCTGCTGGTTGCGATCGAATCCGAGGCTCTGTCCGCCTTGCGACTTCCGTCGCATGTGGCTACCGACTTCATCGTGCGTGGTGCCTCGTCAGAGGAGCTTGCTGCGCGCATGAGAGGCCTGCTCTGGCCGGGTGAGGAGGCCGTCGCTCAGGAACTCGTGCGGGTCGACCGGCTGACCCTGAACCTCGCCACCTACCAGGCGTACTTCGACGGCGAGCCGATCGACTTCGCGTACCTCGAGTACGCGCTCTTCGCGTTCCTCGTGACCCACCCGAATCGCGCATATAGCCGCGAGGTGTTACTTCGCCGCGTGTGGGACTCGGACTACTACGGAGGCTCACGAACGGTCGACGTGCATGTCCGCCGAATCCGCTCAAAGATCGGCCCCGAACTCAGCAAGCGTCTTGAGACGGTGCGCAACGTCGGCTACCTCTGGAACAGCTAG